Proteins from a genomic interval of Providencia stuartii:
- a CDS encoding TenA family transcriptional regulator, protein MSLNIELKNQLESSILDLNLPENPYFKSLTSGEMTHEQFLNSQLEFAPMVYFFSRPMAQIIANISDPISRIALVGNLWEEHGQGVKENVHGNTIITLIERLGGDISSIDLQNPPPNARIFNEALRGVSSFCDFRFAASMYAGIERTFVDVSCMIFEAIAKEGWLPEDKITHYGLHRELDIEHSEDFLKVVNQYWDEPKYQFMIKEGIKFGCQLFANAYVGFYRSMSK, encoded by the coding sequence ATGTCATTGAATATAGAATTAAAAAACCAATTGGAATCATCTATACTTGATTTAAATCTGCCTGAAAATCCCTATTTTAAATCTCTGACTTCTGGTGAAATGACCCATGAACAATTTTTAAATAGCCAATTAGAATTTGCACCGATGGTTTATTTTTTCAGTAGGCCAATGGCACAAATTATAGCCAATATATCCGATCCTATTTCACGAATTGCCTTGGTGGGGAATCTTTGGGAAGAACACGGTCAAGGTGTTAAGGAAAATGTGCATGGAAATACAATCATAACTTTAATCGAACGTTTAGGTGGTGATATATCCAGTATTGATTTACAGAACCCCCCACCTAATGCTCGGATCTTTAATGAAGCATTACGTGGAGTTTCTTCTTTTTGTGATTTTCGTTTTGCTGCTTCTATGTATGCGGGTATTGAGAGAACATTTGTTGATGTATCGTGCATGATATTTGAAGCGATAGCTAAAGAGGGTTGGCTTCCAGAAGATAAGATCACCCATTATGGCTTACATCGAGAACTGGATATTGAACACTCGGAAGATTTTTTGAAAGTTGTCAATCAATATTGGGATGAACCAAAATATCAATTTATGATTAAAGAAGGTATCAAATTTGGCTGCCAATTATTTGCTAATGCGTATGTTGGTTTTTATCGGAGCATGAGTAAGTAG
- a CDS encoding DUF6122 family protein produces MAFEIFRNIVHYGFHFLVPILFGYLFWRKNWKLAALLMIATMAIDLDHLLADPIFDPNRCGIGFHPLHTGWAAIAYVMIFLLPSWKLKAIAVGCLFHLFTDSVDCYMGSLKQNTTNIVLIEKYHEHRTSLY; encoded by the coding sequence GTGGCATTTGAAATTTTTCGCAATATCGTGCACTACGGTTTTCATTTTTTAGTGCCAATCTTATTTGGCTATCTATTTTGGCGAAAAAATTGGAAATTAGCGGCATTATTGATGATAGCAACCATGGCGATCGATTTAGATCATTTACTGGCCGATCCGATTTTTGATCCTAATCGCTGCGGTATTGGTTTCCATCCGTTACATACTGGTTGGGCAGCTATCGCGTATGTGATGATATTTTTACTGCCATCATGGAAATTAAAAGCAATTGCGGTGGGGTGTTTATTCCATCTTTTTACCGATTCAGTGGATTGTTATATGGGGAGTTTAAAACAAAATACCACCAATATAGTTCTCATTGAGAAATATCATGAGCACAGAACCTCACTATATTAG